Proteins encoded by one window of Vitis riparia cultivar Riparia Gloire de Montpellier isolate 1030 chromosome 11, EGFV_Vit.rip_1.0, whole genome shotgun sequence:
- the LOC117925467 gene encoding putative dual specificity protein phosphatase DSP8, translated as MKIEDLDDVEFDGKESIYRRQVVKVDAKMALVGAGARILFYPTLLYNVFRNKIQAEFRWWDEVDQFLLLGAVPFPKDVPRLKQLGVGGVITLNEPYETLVPTSLYHAHEIDHLVIPTRDYLFAPSFVDISRAVDFIHKNASCGRTTYVHCKAGRGRSTTIVLCYLVEYKHMTPAAALEYVRSRRPRVLLAPSQWKAVQEYNKRQLATTTSYSPSGDAVLITKADLEGYHSNCDDAGKELAIIARVARARPMMMARLSCLFASLKGPGGCGPVSRQLSEARAC; from the exons ATGAAGATCGAAGATTTGGATGATGTTGAATTTGATGGGAAGGAGAGTATTTATAGAAGGCAGGTTGTTAAGGTTGATGCCAAGATGGCTTTGGTCGGGGCGGGGGCTCGGATCCTCTTCTACCCGACTCTTCTGTATAATGTGTTTCGGAACAAGATTCAGGCGGAGTTCAGATGGTGGGATGAAGTTGATCAG TTCCTTCTGCTTGGTGCGGTTCCATTTCCCAAGGATGTCCCACGGCTGAAGCAGCTTGGTGTAGGTGGCGTAATTACTTTAAATGAACCTTATGAAACTTTGGTTCCCACGTCCTTGTATCAT GCTCATGAGATAGACCACCTGGTAATTCCCACAAGAGATTACCTTTTTGCTCcttcatttgtggatattaGCCGTGCTGTAGATTTCATTCATA AGAATGCATCTTGCGGTAGAACTACTTATGTTCATTGTAAAGCTGGACGAGGAAGGAGCACAACTATTGTGCTTTGCTATTTG GTTGAGTATAAGCACATGACACCTGCTGCTGCCCTGGAATATGTTCGTTCTAGAAGACCACGTGTGCTATTAGCTCCCTCACAGTGGAAG GCTGTTCAAGAATATAACAAGCGCCAATTAGCAACTACTACATCATATTCTCCGTCTGGAGATGCAGTGTTGATAACAAAAGCAGATCTAGAAGGTTATCACAGCAATTGTGATGATGCTGGCAAGGAGCTGGCAATTATTGCCCGAGTGGCGAGGGCTAGACCCATGATGATGGCAAGGCTGTCCTGCCTGTTTGCATCCTTGAAAGGTCCTGGTGGCTGCGGACCTGTTTCTAGGCAGCTGTCTGAGGCACGTGCTTGTTAA
- the LOC117924465 gene encoding NAC domain-containing protein 75 isoform X2 — MNKTHLGSISSSDLIDAKLEEHQMCGSKQCPGCGHKLETKPDWLGLPAGVKFDPTDQELIEHLEAKVEAKDMKSHPLIDEFIPTIEGEDGICYTHPEKLPGVTRDGLSRHFFHRPSKAYTTGTRKRRKIQTECDLQGGETRWHKTGKTRPVMVNGKQKGCKKILVLYTNFGKNRKPEKTNWVMHQYHLGQLEEEKEGELVVSKIFYQTQPRQCNWSDRSATTGEGNSEPNSRRDSGSGSCSSKEVIPQRDELSGAGVGAAISSYSPLDIQQLKSDHFSFAPFRKSFDEVGIGEASTAREAPASGTCEEHEIHDHQRPHHVTPDPQPQPQHHHHHHHHPHHQLTTAAFHITRPSHSISAIISPPPLHHTSIILDEDSYHVSRIMLQNENFQHHQQPQQQHHKLGGRSASGLEELIMGCTSTDIKELQESSITNPQEADWLKYSPFWPDPDNPDHHG; from the exons ATGAATAAGACTCACTTGGGCTCCATCAGCAGCTCTGATCTCATTGATGCCAAGCTTGAAGAGCATCAGATGTGTGGATCCAAGCAGTGCCCCGGTTGCGGACACAAGCTCGAAACAAAGCCG GACTGGTTAGGTCTACCAGCTGGAGTGAAATTTGATCCAACAGACCAAGAACTGATAGAGCACCTTGAAGCAAAGGTAGAAGCCAAGGACATGAAATCTCACCCTTTGATAGATGAATTCATCCCTACCATTGAAGGAGAAGATGGGATATGCTATACTCATCCTGAAAAGCTTCCAG GAGTTACAAGAGATGGTTTGAGCAGGCATTTCTTCCATAGACCTTCCAAAGCCTACACTACTGGaacaagaaagagaaggaaaattcAAACCGAATGCGATTTGCAAGGCGGAGAAACCCGGTGGCATAAAACCGGCAAGACCAGGCCGGTGATGGTGAATGGCAAACAGAAAGGGTGCAAGAAAATTCTAGTCCTCTATACGAATTTTGGGAAAAACAGAAAACCTGAAAAGACCAACTGGGTCATGCACCAGTACCACCTGGGGCAGCTTGAGGAAGAGAAAGAGGGTGAGCTTGTGGTCTCAAAGATATTCTATCAGACGCAACCAAGGCAATGTAATTGGTCCGACCGCAGTGCAACCACTGGTGAAGGAAACAGTGAGCCTAATAGCCGACGGGATAGTGGTAGCGGGAGCTGTTCTTCCAAGGAAGTAATTCCCCAGAGAGATGAACTGTCTGGAGCTGGGGTTGGTGCTGCAATATCAAGTTACAGTCCTTTGGATATTCAGCAGTTGAAATCTGATCATTTTAGTTTTGCCCCATTCAGGAAAAGCTTTGATGAG GTGGGCATTGGAGAGGCTTCAACGGCAAGGGAGGCCCCAGCATCTGGAACATGCGAAGAGCATGAGATCCACGACCACCAGAGGCCACACCACGTGACCCCTGACccccaaccccaaccccaacaccaccaccaccatcaccaccatcCACATCATCAACTCACCACTGCTGCCTTCCACATCACCAGGCCTTCACATTCCATCTCCGCCATCATCTCTCCCCCACCCCTCCATCACACCTCCATTATTCTTGATGAAGACTCCTACCATGTCTCTAGAATAATGctccaaaatgaaaattttcag CATCACCAGCAGCCGCAGCAGCAACATCATAAACTAGGGGGGAGGTCTGCATCTGGCTTGGAGGAACTCATAATGGGCTGCACTTCAACTGATATCAAAGAA TTGCAGGAGTCATCCATCACAAACCCACAGGAAGCAGACTGGTTGAAGTACTCTCCCTTCTGGCCTGACCCTGACAACCCGGATCATCATGGgtag
- the LOC117924465 gene encoding NAC domain-containing protein 75 isoform X1: MNKTHLGSISSSDLIDAKLEEHQMCGSKQCPGCGHKLETKPDWLGLPAGVKFDPTDQELIEHLEAKVEAKDMKSHPLIDEFIPTIEGEDGICYTHPEKLPGVTRDGLSRHFFHRPSKAYTTGTRKRRKIQTECDLQGGETRWHKTGKTRPVMVNGKQKGCKKILVLYTNFGKNRKPEKTNWVMHQYHLGQLEEEKEGELVVSKIFYQTQPRQCNWSDRSATTGEGNSEPNSRRDSGSGSCSSKEVIPQRDELSGAGVGAAISSYSPLDIQQLKSDHFSFAPFRKSFDEVGIGEASTAREAPASGTCEEHEIHDHQRPHHVTPDPQPQPQHHHHHHHHPHHQLTTAAFHITRPSHSISAIISPPPLHHTSIILDEDSYHVSRIMLQNENFQQHHQQPQQQHHKLGGRSASGLEELIMGCTSTDIKELQESSITNPQEADWLKYSPFWPDPDNPDHHG; encoded by the exons ATGAATAAGACTCACTTGGGCTCCATCAGCAGCTCTGATCTCATTGATGCCAAGCTTGAAGAGCATCAGATGTGTGGATCCAAGCAGTGCCCCGGTTGCGGACACAAGCTCGAAACAAAGCCG GACTGGTTAGGTCTACCAGCTGGAGTGAAATTTGATCCAACAGACCAAGAACTGATAGAGCACCTTGAAGCAAAGGTAGAAGCCAAGGACATGAAATCTCACCCTTTGATAGATGAATTCATCCCTACCATTGAAGGAGAAGATGGGATATGCTATACTCATCCTGAAAAGCTTCCAG GAGTTACAAGAGATGGTTTGAGCAGGCATTTCTTCCATAGACCTTCCAAAGCCTACACTACTGGaacaagaaagagaaggaaaattcAAACCGAATGCGATTTGCAAGGCGGAGAAACCCGGTGGCATAAAACCGGCAAGACCAGGCCGGTGATGGTGAATGGCAAACAGAAAGGGTGCAAGAAAATTCTAGTCCTCTATACGAATTTTGGGAAAAACAGAAAACCTGAAAAGACCAACTGGGTCATGCACCAGTACCACCTGGGGCAGCTTGAGGAAGAGAAAGAGGGTGAGCTTGTGGTCTCAAAGATATTCTATCAGACGCAACCAAGGCAATGTAATTGGTCCGACCGCAGTGCAACCACTGGTGAAGGAAACAGTGAGCCTAATAGCCGACGGGATAGTGGTAGCGGGAGCTGTTCTTCCAAGGAAGTAATTCCCCAGAGAGATGAACTGTCTGGAGCTGGGGTTGGTGCTGCAATATCAAGTTACAGTCCTTTGGATATTCAGCAGTTGAAATCTGATCATTTTAGTTTTGCCCCATTCAGGAAAAGCTTTGATGAG GTGGGCATTGGAGAGGCTTCAACGGCAAGGGAGGCCCCAGCATCTGGAACATGCGAAGAGCATGAGATCCACGACCACCAGAGGCCACACCACGTGACCCCTGACccccaaccccaaccccaacaccaccaccaccatcaccaccatcCACATCATCAACTCACCACTGCTGCCTTCCACATCACCAGGCCTTCACATTCCATCTCCGCCATCATCTCTCCCCCACCCCTCCATCACACCTCCATTATTCTTGATGAAGACTCCTACCATGTCTCTAGAATAATGctccaaaatgaaaattttcag CAGCATCACCAGCAGCCGCAGCAGCAACATCATAAACTAGGGGGGAGGTCTGCATCTGGCTTGGAGGAACTCATAATGGGCTGCACTTCAACTGATATCAAAGAA TTGCAGGAGTCATCCATCACAAACCCACAGGAAGCAGACTGGTTGAAGTACTCTCCCTTCTGGCCTGACCCTGACAACCCGGATCATCATGGgtag
- the LOC117925232 gene encoding acid phosphatase 1-like: MDSGRLLLFSLSLALISRAFSDSLIRITPDRRSSTKLSRDDVLFCDSWRFTVETNDAGVWVSVPDRCVQWVKDYMTGDRYRSDSEFAADDSLSFAKTVQIAGDGKDVWVFDIDETLLSNLPYYAAHGFGSEAFDETTFDEWVNLAEAPALQASLRLYREVEQLGFKIVLITGRIEPQRNVTEKNLVYAGYSNWERLFLRGRADSGKTALVYKSEKRRELEDEGYRIHGSSGDQWSDLLGFAVARRSFKLPNPMYYIP, encoded by the exons ATGGATTCCGGCCGCCTTCTCCTCTTCTCCCTCTCTCTCGCCCTCATTTCTCGCGCCTTTTCCGATTCCCTCATCCGAATCACGCCTGATCGCCGCAGCTCCACCAAGCTCTCCAGAGACGATGTCCTCTTCTGTGATAGCTGGAGATTCACCGTCGAGACCAACGACGCCGGAGTCTGGGTGTCTGTTCCCGACAGGTGCGTGCAGTGGGTAAAGGATTACATGACCGGCGACCGGTACAGGTCGGACTCGGAGTTCGCGGCCGACGACTCGCTGTCATTCGCCAAGACGGTGCAGATTGCCGGCGATGGCAAGGACGTCTGGGTTTTCGACATCGACGAGACCCTGCTCTCCAATCTGCCCTACTACGCGGCCCACGGTTTCGG GTCGGAGGCCTTTGATGAAACAACATTCGATGAATGGGTGAATTTGGCTGAGGCACCTGCTTTGCAGGCGAGTTTGAGGTTGTACAGGGAGGTTGAACAGCTGGGATTCAAGATAGTTCTGATAACTGGGCGGATTGAACCCCAGAGGAATGTCACAGAGAAAAACCTTGTATATGCGGGGTACAGTAATTGGGAAAGGCTTTTCTTAAG GGGACGTGCAGATAGTGGCAAAACAGCCCTAGTCTACAAGTCTGAGAAGCGAAGGGAGTTAGAAGATGAGGGTTATAGGATTCATGGAAGCTCTGGAGATCAGTGGAGTGACTTGTTGGGTTTCGCAGTAGCTAGACGGTCCTTTAAACTTCCAAATCCAATGTACTACATTCCTTAA
- the LOC117925231 gene encoding leucine-rich repeat extensin-like protein 4 produces MKMEKSWVLAFLLLQVLPTEGDFGVGAGIGVGIGNGDGGGGGGGASVWIGGGIDGQNPPGYTASSLSSAYTALQAWKSAITDDPLKVLRTWVGSNVCAYRGVFCADPEEDGSGQTGPVVAGIDLNRANLQGTLVKELSVLTDMSLLHLSGNRFTGTVPESFRYLLSLKELDLSNNHFSGPFPTVTLLMPNLIYLDIRFNNFAGPIPDDLFNKELDAIIINNNQFDGELPPNLGNSPASVINLANNKFSGNIPTSFAYMNPKLKEILFLNNQLTGCIPEGVGMWDGMEVLDLSHNSLMGHLPNSISCLEEIEVLNLAHNKLSGSLSDLVCSLRSIVNLTVAYNFFSGFGQECSKLFFRNVGFDFSVNCIPGRDMQRPQPDCSVIPGGGLNCLRIPSARPLICGLVGSPETDPSPSSP; encoded by the coding sequence ATGAAAATGGAGAAGAGTTGGGTTCTGGCTTTTCTCCTCCTCCAAGTACTTCCAACAGAAGGTGATTTTGGGGTGGGTGCCGGAATTGGTGTTGGAATTGGCAATGGTGATGGTGGGGGTGGTGGTGGGGGTGCATCTGTGTGGATTGGTGGTGGGATTGACGGCCAAAACCCTCCTGGGTATACAGCTTCAAGCCTCAGCAGTGCGTACACAGCTCTCCAGGCATGGAAATCTGCTATTACAGATGACCCATTGAAGGTTTTGCGCACTTGGGTTGGCTCCAATGTGTGTGCTTACAGAGGAGTCTTCTGTGCAGATCCTGAAGAAGATGGGTCTGGACAAACCGGCCCTGTTGTTGCAGGAATAGATCTCAACCGTGCAAATCTTCAGGGCACTCTTGTGAAGGAACTTTCTGTCCTTACGGACATGTCTCTCCTCCACCTCAGCGGCAACAGATTCACAGGCACAGTTCCTGAAAGTTTCAGATATCTCCTCTCTCTCAAAGAGTTGGACCTAAGTAACAACCACTTCTCGGGTCCTTTCCCTACAGTGACTCTTCTCATGCCAAATCTCATATATCTGGACATCAGATTCAACAACTTTGCAGGGCCCATTCCTGATGATCTCTTCAACAAGGAGCTTGACGCCATCATAATCAACAATAACCAGTTTGATGGCGAACTTCCTCCAAATTTGGGGAACTCACCAGCTTCTGTGATAAATTTGGCTAACAACAAGTTCAGTGGGAACATCCCAACTAGCTTTGCGTACATGAATCCTAAATTGAAGGAGATTTTGTTCCTCAACAACCAATTAACAGGGTGCATTCCTGAGGGAGTTGGGATGTGGGATGGAATGGAAGTTTTGGATTTGAGCCACAACTCACTGATGGGCCATTTgccaaattcaatttcttgtCTTGAGGAGATTGAAGTTCTTAATTTGGCACACAACAAGCTGTCTGGGTCACTCTCAGACCTGGTCTGTTCACTGAGAAGCATTGTGAATCTGACTGTGGCTTACAATTTCTTTTCTGGGTTTGGGCAAGAATGCTCCAAGCTGTTCTTCAGGAATGTGGGTTTTGATTTCTCAGTGAACTGCATTCCGGGAAGGGACATGCAGAGGCCTCAACCAGATTGCTCTGTGATTCCGGGAGGGGGGTTGAACTGCTTGAGAATCCCTTCTGCAAGGCCCCTCATTTGTGGGTTGGTTGGAAGCCCAGAGACTGATCCAAGCCCATCATCTCCATGA
- the LOC117924465 gene encoding NAC domain-containing protein 75 isoform X3, producing the protein MNKTHLGSISSSDLIDAKLEEHQMCGSKQCPGCGHKLETKPDWLGLPAGVKFDPTDQELIEHLEAKVEAKDMKSHPLIDEFIPTIEGEDGICYTHPEKLPGVTRDGLSRHFFHRPSKAYTTGTRKRRKIQTECDLQGGETRWHKTGKTRPVMVNGKQKGCKKILVLYTNFGKNRKPEKTNWVMHQYHLGQLEEEKEGELVVSKIFYQTQPRQCNWSDRSATTGEGNSEPNSRRDSGSGSCSSKEVIPQRDELSGAGVGAAISSYSPLDIQQLKSDHFSFAPFRKSFDEVGIGEASTAREAPASGTCEEHEIHDHQRPHHVTPDPQPQPQHHHHHHHHPHHQLTTAAFHITRPSHSISAIISPPPLHHTSIILDEDSYHVSRIMLQNENFQQHHQQPQQQHHKLGGRSASGLEELIMGCTSTDIKEESSITNPQEADWLKYSPFWPDPDNPDHHG; encoded by the exons ATGAATAAGACTCACTTGGGCTCCATCAGCAGCTCTGATCTCATTGATGCCAAGCTTGAAGAGCATCAGATGTGTGGATCCAAGCAGTGCCCCGGTTGCGGACACAAGCTCGAAACAAAGCCG GACTGGTTAGGTCTACCAGCTGGAGTGAAATTTGATCCAACAGACCAAGAACTGATAGAGCACCTTGAAGCAAAGGTAGAAGCCAAGGACATGAAATCTCACCCTTTGATAGATGAATTCATCCCTACCATTGAAGGAGAAGATGGGATATGCTATACTCATCCTGAAAAGCTTCCAG GAGTTACAAGAGATGGTTTGAGCAGGCATTTCTTCCATAGACCTTCCAAAGCCTACACTACTGGaacaagaaagagaaggaaaattcAAACCGAATGCGATTTGCAAGGCGGAGAAACCCGGTGGCATAAAACCGGCAAGACCAGGCCGGTGATGGTGAATGGCAAACAGAAAGGGTGCAAGAAAATTCTAGTCCTCTATACGAATTTTGGGAAAAACAGAAAACCTGAAAAGACCAACTGGGTCATGCACCAGTACCACCTGGGGCAGCTTGAGGAAGAGAAAGAGGGTGAGCTTGTGGTCTCAAAGATATTCTATCAGACGCAACCAAGGCAATGTAATTGGTCCGACCGCAGTGCAACCACTGGTGAAGGAAACAGTGAGCCTAATAGCCGACGGGATAGTGGTAGCGGGAGCTGTTCTTCCAAGGAAGTAATTCCCCAGAGAGATGAACTGTCTGGAGCTGGGGTTGGTGCTGCAATATCAAGTTACAGTCCTTTGGATATTCAGCAGTTGAAATCTGATCATTTTAGTTTTGCCCCATTCAGGAAAAGCTTTGATGAG GTGGGCATTGGAGAGGCTTCAACGGCAAGGGAGGCCCCAGCATCTGGAACATGCGAAGAGCATGAGATCCACGACCACCAGAGGCCACACCACGTGACCCCTGACccccaaccccaaccccaacaccaccaccaccatcaccaccatcCACATCATCAACTCACCACTGCTGCCTTCCACATCACCAGGCCTTCACATTCCATCTCCGCCATCATCTCTCCCCCACCCCTCCATCACACCTCCATTATTCTTGATGAAGACTCCTACCATGTCTCTAGAATAATGctccaaaatgaaaattttcag CAGCATCACCAGCAGCCGCAGCAGCAACATCATAAACTAGGGGGGAGGTCTGCATCTGGCTTGGAGGAACTCATAATGGGCTGCACTTCAACTGATATCAAAGAA GAGTCATCCATCACAAACCCACAGGAAGCAGACTGGTTGAAGTACTCTCCCTTCTGGCCTGACCCTGACAACCCGGATCATCATGGgtag